The Ruania alba genome has a window encoding:
- a CDS encoding helix-turn-helix transcriptional regulator, protein MEEFARLRADELVQRYRSLVDAAGPDVHDRTEALAEVLSEDGYAATSRPIGATDTIAVQLCQGHCPVQQIAAQFPQLCEAETQAFSDLLGVHVQRLATLAGGEHVCTTHIPVTIPTRAEGMRVRP, encoded by the coding sequence GTGGAGGAGTTCGCGCGGTTGCGCGCCGACGAGCTCGTCCAGCGGTACCGGTCACTCGTCGACGCCGCCGGCCCCGACGTGCACGACCGCACCGAGGCGCTCGCGGAAGTGCTCAGCGAGGACGGGTACGCGGCCACCTCGCGCCCGATCGGCGCGACGGACACGATCGCCGTCCAGCTCTGCCAAGGGCACTGCCCGGTGCAGCAGATTGCCGCCCAGTTCCCGCAGCTGTGCGAAGCCGAGACCCAGGCGTTCTCCGACCTGCTCGGAGTGCACGTCCAACGACTGGCCACCCTTGCCGGTGGCGAGCACGTCTGTACCACCCACATCCCCGTGACGATCCCGACTCGCGCCGAAGGAATGAGAGTGCGCCCATGA
- the sufC gene encoding Fe-S cluster assembly ATPase SufC: protein MSTLEIRDLHVNVETADGPKQILRGVDLTVNSGETHALMGPNGSGKSTLAYAIAGHPKYEVTSGELLLDGEDVLEMSVDERARAGMFLAMQYPVEVSGVTVSNFLRTAKTAIDGKAPALRQWVSDVRGAMENLRMDSAFAERNVNEGFSGGEKKRHEILQLELLRPKFAVLDETDSGLDVDALRVVSEGVNRVKGSTDVGVLLITHYTRILRYITPDYVHVFVNGKIAEEGGPELAERLEAEGYDRFLSPA, encoded by the coding sequence ATGTCGACACTTGAGATTCGGGACCTGCACGTCAACGTCGAGACCGCTGATGGACCCAAGCAGATCCTGCGCGGCGTGGACCTGACCGTGAACAGCGGTGAGACGCACGCGCTGATGGGGCCGAACGGCTCCGGCAAGTCCACCCTCGCCTACGCCATCGCCGGGCACCCGAAGTACGAGGTGACCAGCGGCGAGCTGCTGCTCGACGGGGAGGACGTGCTCGAGATGAGCGTGGACGAGCGCGCTCGCGCCGGCATGTTCCTCGCGATGCAGTACCCCGTGGAGGTCTCGGGCGTGACCGTCTCGAACTTCCTGCGGACCGCGAAGACCGCGATCGACGGTAAGGCCCCGGCCCTGCGCCAGTGGGTCTCCGACGTGCGTGGTGCGATGGAGAACTTGCGGATGGACTCCGCGTTCGCCGAGCGGAACGTGAACGAAGGCTTCTCCGGTGGTGAGAAGAAGCGCCACGAGATCCTACAGCTGGAACTGCTCCGGCCGAAGTTCGCGGTGCTCGACGAGACGGACTCCGGTCTGGACGTCGACGCGCTGCGCGTGGTCTCCGAGGGTGTGAACCGTGTCAAGGGTTCCACCGATGTGGGTGTGCTGCTGATCACCCACTACACGCGCATCCTGCGCTACATCACGCCGGATTACGTCCACGTCTTCGTCAACGGCAAGATCGCCGAGGAAGGCGGACCGGAGCTCGCGGAGCGGCTCGAGGCCGAGGGCTACGACCGCTTCCTCAGCCCGGCCTGA
- the sufB gene encoding Fe-S cluster assembly protein SufB translates to MTTETTPTEATQAAPLTQDETIASIGTYNYGWHDADDAGANAERGLSEAVVRNISDMKDESEWMRKNRLKGLRLFEKKPMPNWGADLTGIDFDNIKYFVRSTEKQAQSWEDLPTEIKETYDKLGIPEAEKQRLVAGVAAQYESEVVYHQINEELERQGVLFLDTDTALREHPEIFEEYFGTVIPAGDNKFAALNAAVWSGGSFVYVPPGVHVEIPLQAYFRINTENMGQFERTLIIADEGSSVHYVEGCTAPIYTSDSLHSAVVEIIVKKDASVRYTTIQNWSNNVYNLVTKRATVETGGTMEWIDGNIGSKVTMKYPAVYLMGEHARGETLSIAFAGEGQHQDTGSKMVHMAPHTSSSIVSKSVARGGGRASYRGLVQVMDGAAASKSNVLCDALLVDTVSRSDTYPYVDVREDDVEMGHEATVSKVSEDQLFYLMSRGMEETEAMAMIVRGFVEPIARELPMEYALELNRLIELQMEGAVG, encoded by the coding sequence ATGACAACCGAAACCACACCCACAGAGGCCACACAGGCCGCCCCGCTGACGCAGGACGAGACCATCGCCTCGATCGGCACCTACAACTACGGCTGGCACGACGCCGACGATGCCGGCGCGAACGCCGAGCGCGGGCTCTCCGAGGCCGTGGTGCGCAACATCTCCGACATGAAGGACGAGTCGGAGTGGATGCGCAAGAACAGGCTCAAGGGCCTGCGGCTGTTCGAGAAGAAGCCGATGCCGAACTGGGGTGCGGACCTCACCGGGATCGACTTCGACAACATCAAGTACTTCGTGCGCTCCACCGAGAAGCAGGCCCAGTCCTGGGAAGACCTGCCCACGGAGATCAAGGAAACCTACGACAAGCTCGGCATCCCCGAGGCGGAGAAGCAGCGCCTCGTGGCCGGCGTCGCCGCGCAGTACGAGTCCGAGGTGGTCTACCACCAGATCAACGAGGAGCTCGAGCGCCAGGGCGTGCTGTTCCTGGATACCGACACCGCGCTGCGTGAGCACCCGGAGATCTTCGAGGAGTACTTCGGCACCGTGATCCCGGCCGGAGACAACAAGTTCGCGGCACTGAACGCGGCGGTGTGGTCCGGTGGCTCCTTCGTGTACGTCCCGCCGGGTGTGCACGTGGAGATCCCGCTGCAGGCCTACTTCCGGATCAACACCGAGAACATGGGCCAGTTCGAGCGCACCCTGATCATCGCCGACGAAGGCTCCTCCGTGCACTACGTCGAGGGATGCACGGCGCCGATCTACACCTCGGACTCGCTGCACTCGGCGGTCGTCGAGATCATCGTGAAGAAGGACGCCAGCGTCCGGTACACGACGATCCAGAACTGGTCGAACAACGTGTACAACCTCGTCACCAAGCGCGCCACGGTCGAGACCGGCGGCACCATGGAGTGGATCGACGGCAACATCGGTTCCAAGGTCACCATGAAGTACCCGGCCGTGTACCTGATGGGTGAGCACGCTCGCGGTGAGACCCTCTCGATCGCGTTCGCCGGCGAAGGTCAGCACCAGGACACTGGCTCCAAGATGGTGCACATGGCGCCGCACACCTCCTCCTCGATCGTCTCCAAGTCGGTCGCCCGCGGAGGTGGACGGGCCTCCTACCGCGGCCTCGTGCAGGTGATGGACGGTGCCGCCGCGTCGAAGTCCAACGTGCTCTGTGACGCGCTGCTGGTGGACACCGTCTCCCGCTCGGACACCTACCCCTACGTCGACGTCCGCGAGGACGACGTGGAGATGGGCCACGAGGCCACCGTGTCCAAGGTGAGCGAGGACCAGCTCTTCTACCTCATGTCCCGCGGGATGGAGGAGACCGAAGCGATGGCGATGATCGTGCGTGGGTTCGTGGAACCGATCGCGCGTGAGTTGCCCATGGAATACGCCCTCGAGCTCAACCGGCTCATCGAACTGCAGATGGAAGGGGCCGTCGGCTGA
- a CDS encoding ABC transporter ATP-binding protein, with amino-acid sequence MTCCVELTDVQKSFGTTRALAGLSLRAAAGSITAVLGPNGAGKTTAMEICEGLQRPDAGTVRVLGRDPRSDAGALRPRVGVMVQDGGLPVMSRAVELLHHVARLYDQPRDVDELVEALGLAPFARTSVRRLSGGQRQRLALAIALVGRPELVFLDEPSAGLDPQARLAVWDLVRGLRADGVSVVLSTHLMDEAAQLADRVVIIDHGRVLAEGSVPELTRRSASKNTAPDSRTPAPGAIHLTGTITPEARADVEDLATRHGLHLHQNSPTGPSAVGARTLEDVFLELTGRSLR; translated from the coding sequence GTGACCTGCTGTGTCGAGCTGACGGACGTCCAGAAGTCCTTCGGCACCACCCGTGCCCTCGCCGGACTCTCGCTACGTGCCGCGGCAGGGTCCATCACGGCCGTCCTCGGCCCCAACGGTGCCGGCAAGACGACCGCGATGGAGATCTGCGAAGGGTTGCAGCGCCCGGACGCCGGGACGGTGCGCGTGCTCGGCCGCGATCCCCGCTCCGACGCCGGTGCGCTGCGGCCCAGAGTCGGCGTGATGGTTCAGGACGGCGGGCTCCCGGTGATGTCTCGCGCCGTCGAGCTGTTGCACCACGTGGCCCGGTTGTACGACCAGCCACGGGACGTCGATGAGCTCGTCGAGGCGCTCGGTCTCGCACCGTTCGCGCGCACCTCCGTTCGTCGTCTCTCCGGTGGGCAACGCCAGCGTCTCGCCCTGGCGATCGCGCTGGTGGGCCGTCCCGAGCTGGTGTTCCTCGACGAGCCGAGCGCCGGCCTGGACCCGCAGGCACGCCTGGCAGTGTGGGACCTGGTCCGGGGCCTGCGTGCCGACGGCGTGAGTGTGGTGCTGAGCACCCACTTGATGGACGAGGCCGCCCAGCTGGCCGACCGGGTCGTCATCATCGACCACGGTCGGGTCCTGGCCGAGGGCAGCGTGCCCGAGCTGACGCGACGCAGCGCATCCAAGAACACGGCACCGGACAGCCGCACCCCCGCCCCGGGCGCCATCCACCTCACCGGGACGATCACACCGGAGGCGAGGGCCGACGTCGAGGACCTCGCCACCCGGCACGGCCTCCACCTGCACCAGAACAGCCCTACCGGGCCGTCCGCCGTCGGCGCACGCACCCTCGAAGACGTGTTCCTGGAGCTGACCGGACGGAGCCTGCGATGA
- a CDS encoding COX15/CtaA family protein — protein sequence MRPQTLSRLIGIVVVANLITQIAIIVTGGAVRLTGSGLGCSSWPNCEPGEFSPAFHEATSIHPYVEFGNRVFGAVVVLVALVLALLVGWAARSAHGPTPTPTVRYRRLAVAPLVLSVAQAVLGGMTVRFELHPALVGSHFLISAVLVWIAAWLVVGWFRPGTPRSVLPRPVHVLGWVLAALVGVVVVLGMIVTGAGPHSGDDEVGYRFTVDPVAVARLHSTSVWVFLALLIVFVVLVHRARPPADGGTHLGAAVRLRRWSLVLVAVTLAQGAIGYVQYFTGLPELLVGLHMLGAALLVATTAFTVSAMSARGRR from the coding sequence GTGCGCCCGCAGACCCTGAGTCGCCTCATCGGCATCGTCGTGGTGGCGAACCTGATCACCCAGATCGCGATCATCGTCACCGGCGGTGCGGTGCGCCTGACCGGGTCCGGGCTGGGCTGCTCGTCGTGGCCGAACTGCGAACCGGGCGAGTTCAGTCCGGCGTTCCACGAGGCCACCTCGATTCACCCGTACGTGGAGTTCGGCAACCGGGTATTCGGTGCGGTCGTCGTGCTGGTGGCGCTGGTCCTGGCGCTGCTGGTCGGGTGGGCCGCCCGGTCTGCGCACGGGCCCACCCCGACGCCCACGGTCCGGTATCGCCGTCTCGCGGTCGCACCGTTGGTGCTCTCAGTGGCGCAGGCCGTGCTGGGCGGGATGACCGTCCGGTTCGAGCTGCATCCCGCGCTGGTGGGCTCGCACTTCCTGATCTCGGCAGTGCTGGTGTGGATCGCGGCCTGGCTGGTGGTCGGCTGGTTCCGGCCCGGCACCCCACGCTCCGTCCTCCCGCGGCCGGTGCATGTGCTCGGTTGGGTGCTGGCAGCGCTGGTGGGTGTCGTGGTGGTGCTCGGGATGATCGTCACCGGCGCCGGACCGCACTCCGGCGACGACGAGGTGGGTTACCGGTTCACCGTGGACCCGGTGGCGGTGGCACGCCTGCACAGCACGTCGGTGTGGGTGTTCCTGGCGCTGCTGATCGTGTTCGTGGTGCTGGTGCACCGAGCCCGGCCTCCCGCCGACGGCGGCACGCATCTCGGCGCAGCAGTGCGCCTGCGTCGTTGGTCCCTGGTGCTGGTCGCCGTCACGCTCGCGCAGGGCGCGATCGGGTATGTGCAGTACTTCACCGGGCTGCCCGAGCTCCTCGTCGGCCTGCACATGCTCGGCGCAGCACTGCTCGTCGCGACCACCGCGTTCACGGTGTCTGCGATGTCAGCGCGAGGGCGGCGCTAG
- the sufU gene encoding Fe-S cluster assembly sulfur transfer protein SufU — translation MTDAMTQLYQQVILDHSRERHGAGPGPDAAAESFQVNPTCGDEVRLRVHLANDAAAPTVDHVTWDGAGCSISQASVSVLSDLVAGADVGRVDELTETFRRLMNNRGEPLDAESEELLGDAAAFVGVARYPARIKCALLGWMALRDALAHAVTSPPRAG, via the coding sequence ATGACTGATGCGATGACGCAGCTCTATCAGCAGGTGATCCTTGATCACTCGCGGGAGCGGCACGGGGCCGGCCCGGGTCCGGACGCGGCCGCCGAGTCGTTCCAGGTGAACCCGACGTGCGGGGACGAGGTCCGGCTGCGCGTGCACCTGGCGAACGATGCCGCTGCGCCCACTGTGGATCACGTGACCTGGGACGGCGCCGGGTGCTCGATCTCGCAGGCGTCGGTGTCGGTGCTCAGCGACCTGGTCGCCGGCGCCGATGTGGGGCGTGTGGACGAGCTCACCGAGACCTTCCGCAGGCTGATGAACAACCGGGGTGAACCGTTGGATGCCGAGTCCGAGGAGCTGCTTGGCGATGCCGCAGCCTTCGTGGGCGTCGCGCGCTACCCCGCCAGGATCAAGTGCGCACTACTGGGCTGGATGGCCCTGCGTGACGCACTCGCACATGCCGTGACATCCCCGCCGCGGGCGGGCTAG
- a CDS encoding ABC transporter permease, whose protein sequence is MSTSPTAARPRPHAGASPWVTRVLSHAGFELRNLLRNGEQLLLTLILPALVLVVLARTTLIRLDAGGLAPVDVAAPGVLALAVMSTAFTSQAISTGFDRRAGALRLLATTPLGRTGLLGGKVVGVLAMEVVQVAVLGSLAFVLGWQPVLAGVGPALLAVLLGTACFTSLALLLAGTLRAEAVLAGANLLWLLLVVGGGVLLPATGFTRYLPSGALGEAFRSSLTGAITATTWVSLAVLAGWTVVFAAATARWFRWH, encoded by the coding sequence ATGAGCACCAGCCCGACGGCGGCCCGCCCCCGCCCACATGCCGGCGCCAGTCCATGGGTCACCCGGGTGCTCTCCCACGCCGGCTTTGAACTCCGCAACCTGCTCCGCAACGGCGAGCAGCTGCTGCTCACCCTGATCCTGCCGGCGCTGGTGCTGGTGGTACTGGCGCGCACCACGCTCATCCGCCTGGACGCCGGCGGGCTGGCCCCGGTCGACGTGGCCGCTCCGGGCGTACTGGCGCTGGCGGTGATGTCGACGGCCTTTACCTCGCAGGCGATCTCCACCGGCTTCGACCGGCGCGCGGGCGCGCTGCGACTGCTCGCCACCACTCCCCTGGGCCGCACCGGCCTGCTCGGGGGGAAGGTGGTCGGGGTGCTCGCCATGGAGGTCGTCCAGGTGGCGGTGCTCGGGTCGCTCGCATTCGTCCTGGGCTGGCAACCAGTTCTGGCGGGCGTCGGACCCGCTCTGCTGGCCGTGCTGCTCGGCACGGCCTGCTTCACCTCCCTAGCGCTGCTGCTCGCGGGGACGCTGCGGGCCGAGGCCGTTCTCGCCGGAGCGAACCTGCTCTGGCTGCTGCTGGTGGTCGGTGGCGGTGTGCTGCTGCCGGCCACCGGCTTCACCCGGTACCTGCCCTCCGGTGCGCTCGGTGAGGCGTTCCGGTCCTCGCTCACAGGCGCGATCACCGCCACCACGTGGGTGTCCCTGGCGGTGCTGGCCGGCTGGACTGTGGTGTTCGCCGCTGCGACCGCGCGCTGGTTCCGGTGGCACTGA
- the sufD gene encoding Fe-S cluster assembly protein SufD, translated as MSTTTTDQGLTTDHTRATADEAHSHGTAPQGSRADRATSFALADFDVPNGREEEWRFSPMNRLQTLTSGVLTGAGPTVEVEADAGVRVEHVDRSDERLGKAGAPGDRIAAVAWESFAEGLLVTVPAEHVASAETMITVRGTDSAPAAQHITIVAEHHSEAVVVLDHRGLAELAQTVEVHVHDGASLRVVSVQDWDAGTVHASTHRARIGRDATLKHVVVTLGGDVVRLAPEAAFTATGGDVEMNGLYFADAGQHQEHRLFVDHAVPQCTSRVTYKGALQGDDAHAVWIGDVLIRKEAEGTDTYELNRNLVLTDGARADSVPNLEIETGEIEGAGHASATGRFDDEQLFYLRSRGIPEAAARRLVVRGFFAEMITKIGVPAVEERLLASIDAELDAVMGELTGDDQVEQTVNEVIATGEQVQEDR; from the coding sequence ATGTCGACCACCACCACCGATCAGGGTCTGACGACCGACCACACCCGGGCGACCGCGGACGAGGCGCACAGCCACGGCACCGCGCCGCAAGGTTCACGCGCCGACCGGGCGACGTCTTTCGCACTCGCCGACTTCGACGTCCCGAACGGGCGTGAGGAGGAGTGGCGCTTCTCCCCGATGAACCGGCTGCAGACGCTCACCTCCGGTGTGCTCACCGGAGCGGGCCCGACCGTTGAGGTCGAGGCCGACGCCGGCGTGCGTGTGGAGCACGTGGACCGCAGCGACGAGCGACTCGGCAAAGCCGGCGCCCCCGGTGACCGGATCGCCGCGGTGGCCTGGGAGTCCTTCGCCGAAGGGCTGCTGGTGACCGTGCCCGCCGAGCACGTCGCCTCCGCCGAGACCATGATCACCGTGCGCGGGACGGACAGCGCTCCGGCCGCCCAGCACATCACGATCGTCGCCGAGCACCACAGCGAGGCCGTGGTCGTGCTGGACCACCGTGGCCTCGCCGAGCTTGCCCAGACGGTGGAGGTGCACGTCCATGACGGCGCCTCGCTGCGGGTGGTCTCGGTGCAGGACTGGGATGCCGGTACCGTGCATGCCTCCACCCACCGCGCCCGCATCGGCCGGGACGCCACGCTCAAGCACGTGGTGGTCACCCTCGGTGGCGACGTCGTCCGGCTCGCCCCGGAGGCGGCATTCACCGCCACCGGCGGAGACGTGGAGATGAACGGTCTCTACTTCGCCGACGCCGGTCAGCACCAGGAGCACCGCCTGTTCGTCGACCACGCGGTGCCGCAGTGCACCTCGCGAGTGACGTACAAGGGCGCGCTCCAGGGCGACGATGCGCACGCGGTGTGGATCGGGGACGTGCTGATCCGCAAGGAGGCCGAAGGGACTGACACCTACGAGCTGAACCGGAACCTGGTGCTCACCGACGGTGCGCGTGCCGACTCGGTGCCGAACCTGGAGATCGAGACCGGCGAGATCGAGGGAGCCGGGCACGCCTCGGCGACCGGCCGGTTCGACGACGAGCAGCTCTTCTACCTGCGCTCCCGCGGGATCCCCGAGGCTGCGGCCCGGCGCCTGGTGGTGCGTGGCTTCTTCGCCGAGATGATCACCAAGATCGGCGTACCCGCCGTCGAGGAGCGGCTGCTGGCCTCGATCGACGCCGAGCTGGACGCCGTCATGGGCGAGCTCACCGGGGATGACCAGGTCGAGCAGACCGTCAACGAGGTCATCGCAACCGGCGAGCAGGTTCAGGAGGACCGATGA
- a CDS encoding cysteine desulfurase → MSVTQDVGSTALTATELAAVRADFPLLTRTVRDGKPLVYLDSAATSQKPECVIDAEQDYYLRRNAAVHRGAHALAEEATEAYENARAAVAGLVGIDTDELVWTKNATEGINLVAYAFSNASLGRGGTAAEQFRLGPRDEVVVTEAEHHANLVPWQELCARTGATLRWLGVTDSGRIDTGTLDVIGDRTRVVAFTHVSNVTGAISPVAEVVGAARRAGALVVLDACQSVPHLPVDLRALDVDFAVFSGHKMLGPTGIGALYGRRELLEAMPPFGTGGSMVEVVTMTETTYAAPPQRFEAGTQMVAQTVGLHAAADYLTELGMAAVAAHEAELTAHLLHGIGQIDGVRVLGPTDPADRVGVVAFTVDGVHPHDVGQLLDDAGIAVRVGHHCAQPLHRRLGAQSSARASVGLHTTTAEIDQFCAELARVRQFFLGETVTGGALA, encoded by the coding sequence GTGAGCGTGACGCAGGACGTAGGTTCGACGGCTCTGACGGCGACCGAGCTGGCCGCCGTCAGGGCTGACTTCCCCCTGCTCACGCGGACCGTGCGCGACGGCAAGCCGTTGGTATACCTCGACTCGGCGGCGACCAGCCAGAAGCCGGAGTGCGTGATCGACGCCGAGCAGGACTACTACCTGCGACGGAACGCCGCCGTGCACCGCGGCGCGCACGCGTTGGCTGAGGAAGCGACCGAGGCGTACGAGAACGCGCGTGCCGCGGTCGCCGGGCTCGTCGGGATCGATACCGACGAGCTGGTCTGGACGAAGAACGCCACCGAGGGCATCAATCTGGTCGCGTATGCGTTCTCGAACGCCTCGCTGGGGCGGGGCGGGACGGCGGCCGAGCAGTTCCGCCTCGGGCCGAGGGACGAGGTGGTGGTCACCGAGGCCGAGCACCACGCGAACCTGGTGCCATGGCAGGAGTTGTGCGCACGTACCGGCGCCACGCTGCGCTGGCTCGGAGTCACCGACTCCGGGCGGATCGACACCGGCACGTTGGATGTGATCGGCGACCGCACGCGAGTGGTGGCCTTCACGCACGTCTCGAACGTGACTGGGGCGATCTCCCCGGTCGCCGAGGTGGTCGGGGCCGCGCGCCGCGCCGGCGCCCTGGTGGTGCTGGACGCCTGCCAGAGCGTGCCACACCTGCCTGTGGACCTGCGGGCCCTGGACGTGGACTTCGCCGTATTCTCCGGACACAAGATGCTCGGGCCGACCGGGATCGGAGCGCTCTACGGGCGGCGTGAGCTGCTCGAGGCGATGCCGCCGTTCGGGACCGGTGGTTCGATGGTGGAGGTCGTCACGATGACCGAGACCACGTACGCCGCGCCGCCGCAACGGTTCGAGGCCGGGACTCAGATGGTCGCCCAGACGGTCGGGCTGCACGCCGCCGCCGACTATCTGACCGAACTGGGGATGGCAGCGGTGGCCGCGCACGAGGCAGAGCTGACCGCGCACCTGCTGCACGGGATCGGGCAGATCGACGGTGTGCGGGTGCTCGGGCCGACCGACCCTGCCGATCGTGTTGGGGTCGTGGCGTTCACCGTGGACGGAGTGCACCCGCACGACGTGGGTCAGCTGCTCGACGACGCCGGCATCGCCGTGCGGGTGGGGCACCACTGCGCACAGCCACTGCATCGGCGGCTCGGTGCACAGTCCTCGGCGCGCGCGTCGGTGGGGCTGCACACCACGACCGCCGAGATCGACCAGTTCTGCGCTGAACTGGCGCGAGTGAGACAATTCTTCTTGGGTGAGACCGTGACGGGAGGTGCGCTGGCATGA
- a CDS encoding non-heme iron oxygenase ferredoxin subunit → MTAQLVAAREDLEPGEAMRLELDAADGSLVEVALARAEDGTYYALADVCSHGQVSLSEGEVEGDTLECWLHGSTFDMKTGRPLSLPATRPVPAYPVSYDGDNVFVDVDAPLTVTADQN, encoded by the coding sequence ATGACGGCGCAGCTCGTCGCCGCCCGGGAAGACCTGGAGCCGGGTGAGGCGATGCGGCTCGAGCTCGACGCCGCCGACGGCTCGCTCGTCGAGGTGGCGCTCGCTCGGGCCGAGGACGGCACCTACTACGCACTCGCGGACGTCTGTTCGCACGGGCAGGTCTCCCTCTCCGAGGGGGAGGTGGAGGGTGACACGCTCGAGTGCTGGTTGCACGGGTCCACCTTCGACATGAAGACCGGTCGCCCCTTGTCCCTTCCGGCCACCCGGCCGGTCCCTGCCTATCCGGTGAGCTATGACGGCGACAACGTCTTCGTGGACGTCGATGCACCGCTCACCGTCACTGCCGATCAGAACTGA
- a CDS encoding metal-sulfur cluster assembly factor — protein sequence MTETSNAPDTEAPEQAAPASEPAAPASDAVPTAADVEEALRDVIDPELGINVVDLGLIYGVTLDQNNHAVIDMTLTSAACPLTDVIEDQAAQALEGLVAGQRINWVWMPPWGPEKITDDGREQLRALGFNV from the coding sequence ATGACTGAGACGAGTAACGCCCCCGACACCGAGGCACCGGAGCAGGCTGCACCGGCTAGCGAGCCTGCTGCGCCGGCCAGCGACGCGGTGCCCACCGCGGCCGACGTCGAGGAAGCGCTCCGTGACGTGATCGACCCCGAGCTCGGGATCAACGTGGTGGATCTGGGCCTGATCTATGGGGTTACCCTGGACCAGAACAACCACGCGGTGATCGACATGACGCTCACGTCCGCTGCGTGCCCGCTCACTGACGTGATCGAGGACCAGGCCGCGCAGGCGCTCGAAGGGCTCGTGGCCGGGCAGCGGATCAACTGGGTCTGGATGCCGCCGTGGGGCCCGGAGAAGATCACCGATGACGGTCGCGAGCAGTTGAGGGCGCTCGGCTTCAACGTGTGA